In Eucalyptus grandis isolate ANBG69807.140 chromosome 4, ASM1654582v1, whole genome shotgun sequence, the following proteins share a genomic window:
- the LOC120292761 gene encoding probable cinnamyl alcohol dehydrogenase 1, which translates to MSSGVATGKNCHGWAARDDSGFLSPYEFGRRAVGKEDVSVKITHCGVCYADVLFTRNKLKHSKYPMVPGHEIVGIITEVGRDIGKFKIGDHVGVGTYVDSCRDCENCDGGLEIHCLKGAVSTIGGTYADGSTCKGGYSQFIVVHERYCYKIPDNYPLAQAAPLLCAGITVYTPMIRHNMNQPGKSLGVIGLGGLGHLAVKLGKAFGLNVTVFSTSTSKKDDALNLLKADNFVLSSDKEQMSVLSKSLDFIIDTASGDHPLDLYMSLLKTGGVLALVGFPGEELKLSPLSLLMDTRSISGSAVGGTKRTQEMLEFCAEHEIHPEIEVIPIQYSNEALERLQKNDVKYRFVIDIENSLE; encoded by the exons ATGAGTTCAGGCGTAGCGACGGGCAAGAACTGCCATGGATGGGCGGCGAGAGACGATTCGGGATTTCTCTCTCCTTATGAGTTTGGTCGCAG AGCGGTCGGGAAAGAGGATGTCTCGGTGAAAATTACTCATTGCGGCGTTTGCTATGCGGATGTATTGTTCACTCGCAACAAGTTAAAGCACTCAAAATATCCCATGGTCCCAGG GCATGAGATCGTGGGGATCATAACAGAAGTGGGTAGAGACATCGGCAAGTTTAAGATTGGAGACCATGTGGGTGTCGGAACTTATGTCGACTCGTGCAGAGATTGTGAGAACTGCGATGGCGGACTAGAAATACATTGTTTGAAAGGTGCAGTTTCTACGATTGGCGGCACTTATGCAGATGGCAGCACTTGCAAGGGAGGATACTCGCAGTTCATAGTCGTTCATGAGAG GTATTGCTACAAGATACCTGACAACTATCCATTAGCTCAAGCAGCACCCTTGTTGTGTGCCGGGATCACGGTCTACACTCCAATGATCCGGCACAACATGAATCAGCCTGGAAAATCATTAGGAGTGATTGGACTCGGCGGGCTCGGCCACTTGGCTGTGAAGCTTGGCAAGGCCTTCGGATTGAACGTCACTGTTTTCAGCACAAGCACTTCCAAGAAAGACGATGCCTTGAACCTGCTGAAAGCAGACAACTTCGTGCTCTCATCTGACAAAGAACAAATGAGC GTTTTGTCGAAATCGCTAGACTTCATAATCGACACTGCATCAGGAGATCACCCTTTGGATCTGTACATGTCATTGCTCAAGACTGGAGGAGTTTTGGCTTTGGTGGGCTTCCCAGGCGAGGAACTGAAGCTTAGTCCCCTGAGTCTTCTCATGG ATACGAGGAGTATTTCTGGAAGCGCAGTTGGCGGTACCAAGCGAACACAGGAGATGCTCGAGTTTTGCGCCGAACATGAGATACATCCCGAGATTGAAGTGATTCCTATTCAGTACTCGAATGAAGCTCTTGAGAGGCTTCAAAAGAATGACGTGAAGTACCGCTTTGTGATAGACATCGAGAACTCCTTAGAGTGA